The following coding sequences lie in one Zingiber officinale cultivar Zhangliang chromosome 2B, Zo_v1.1, whole genome shotgun sequence genomic window:
- the LOC122045355 gene encoding uncharacterized protein LOC122045355: protein MKLKVVCRKLYDYVRYNLKEIAFPSSLPDPPHIKKRRKLTWIERWYVLKEATRLYAASWVRDIGPDLRPNDYKKNNADDSEFDRQSSPFDKKEPSMLEDLAVAARGGMETLRPALQHIYMARASAYRDALIAFVEGYQEELKKVMEGEKVDKKKKIINK from the coding sequence ATGAAGCTCAAGGTGGTATGTCGTAAACTGTATGATTACGTTCGGTATAATTTGAAGGAAATCGCTTTCCCGTCATCTCTTCCTGATCCTCCACATATCAAGAAACGTAGGAAGCTCACATGGATAGAGCGCTGGTATGTTTTAAAGGAAGCAACTAGGCTTTATGCTGCCAGTTGGGTGCGGGACATTGGCCCTGATCTTAGGCCAAATGATTACAAAAAGAACAATGCTGATGATAGCGAATTTGATCGACAAAGTAGTCCATTTGACAAGAAAGAACCTTCCATGTTGGAAGATCTTGCTGTTGCAGCTAGAGGTGGAATGGAGACCCTAAGACCCGCTCTGCAGCACATATATATGGCGCGTGCATCAGCATACAGAGATGCTCTGATAGCTTTTGTAGAAGGGTATCAAGAAGAATTAAAAAAAGTCATGGAAGGAGAGaaagttgacaaaaaaaaaaaaataataaataaataa